From a single Planctellipticum variicoloris genomic region:
- a CDS encoding UDP-glucose dehydrogenase family protein, whose translation MRVVMIGTGYVGLVTGTCFADSGNDVTCVDVNQQKIEGLKRGEIPIYEPGLTELVIRNAKAGRLHFTTSLAEVIPQAQCVFIAVGTPQGDDGAADLSALWKVTEQLAPHLAADAVVVVKSTVPVGTNRGVYDRLKQLTGREINICSNPEFLKEGCAIEDFTRPDRVVVGVLRPEVAETMRELYRPFLRTENPFLSMGLESAEMTKYVANCMLATKISFINEMANLCEAVGANINDVRRGIGHDQRIGFQFLFPGVGYGGSCFPKDVRALIAVSEKHGLKPQVLEAVDEVNDHQKHVLFHKLRQHFEGNLSGRKIAVWGLSFKPRTDDIREAPSLVLIEQLLKAGAAVTVHDPVAIENVKAIYGDRLTYCAHHYDTLEGADALCILTEWQEFRNPDFEYLLHKLKSPVIFDGRNLWDPQQMAARGFVYSGIGLHNT comes from the coding sequence ATGCGCGTCGTCATGATCGGAACGGGTTACGTGGGACTGGTGACCGGCACCTGCTTTGCCGACAGCGGAAACGACGTGACGTGCGTCGACGTCAACCAGCAGAAGATCGAGGGGCTGAAGCGGGGAGAGATTCCGATCTACGAGCCGGGACTCACCGAACTCGTGATCCGGAACGCCAAGGCGGGACGGCTGCATTTCACGACGTCGCTGGCGGAAGTGATTCCGCAGGCGCAGTGCGTGTTTATCGCCGTGGGAACGCCGCAGGGGGACGACGGCGCGGCGGATCTGTCGGCTCTGTGGAAGGTGACCGAGCAACTCGCGCCGCACCTGGCGGCCGACGCCGTGGTTGTCGTCAAGAGCACGGTTCCCGTCGGTACGAATCGGGGGGTCTATGACCGTTTGAAGCAGCTTACCGGTCGCGAGATCAACATCTGTTCGAATCCCGAGTTCCTCAAGGAAGGTTGCGCCATTGAGGACTTCACGCGCCCGGACCGCGTCGTGGTGGGCGTGCTGCGGCCCGAAGTCGCCGAGACGATGCGGGAGCTCTATCGACCGTTCCTCCGGACGGAGAATCCGTTCCTGTCGATGGGGCTCGAAAGCGCCGAAATGACCAAGTACGTGGCGAACTGCATGCTCGCCACCAAGATCAGTTTCATCAACGAGATGGCCAACCTCTGCGAGGCCGTCGGCGCGAATATCAACGATGTCCGCCGGGGGATCGGCCACGATCAGCGGATTGGCTTCCAGTTCCTGTTTCCGGGCGTGGGCTACGGCGGGTCCTGCTTCCCGAAGGACGTGCGGGCTCTGATCGCCGTCTCCGAGAAGCACGGCCTCAAGCCGCAGGTGCTGGAGGCGGTCGATGAAGTCAACGACCACCAGAAGCACGTGCTGTTCCACAAACTGCGGCAGCACTTCGAAGGAAACCTGTCGGGCCGGAAGATCGCGGTGTGGGGATTGTCCTTCAAGCCGCGCACCGACGATATCCGCGAGGCGCCTTCGCTGGTTCTGATCGAGCAACTGCTGAAGGCCGGCGCGGCGGTCACCGTTCACGACCCGGTGGCGATCGAGAATGTCAAGGCGATTTACGGCGACCGGCTGACGTACTGCGCCCACCATTACGATACGCTGGAGGGGGCGGATGCGCTGTGTATCCTGACCGAGTGGCAGGAGTTCCGGAACCCGGATTTTGAGTACCTGCTGCACAAGCTGAAGTCGCCGGTGATTTTCGACGGCCGGAATCTGTGGGATCCGCAGCAGATGGCGGCGCGGGGCTTCGTTTACTCCGGCATCGGACTGCACAACACCTGA